The Streptomyces sp. NBC_01268 genome window below encodes:
- a CDS encoding ABC transporter ATP-binding protein → MAARDTALGTAAVELAGVRRQYGKGAGAVHALRGIDLRLPHGSFTAVMGPSGSGKSTFLQCAAGLDRPTAGSVRLGGTEITGLGENRLTELRRARLGFVFQAFNLLPSLTVEQNVLLPLRLAGARPDRHRAAEVLGQVGLADKGARRPAELSGGQQQRVAIARALITRPDVIFGDEPTGALDTTTATEVLTLLRDAVDRLGATVVMVTHDPVAAAYADRVLFLADGSLADSLPRSTPDRIAARMTALTAATRAGVAA, encoded by the coding sequence ATGGCAGCCCGGGACACCGCCCTCGGCACCGCAGCCGTCGAACTCGCCGGGGTACGGCGCCAGTACGGCAAGGGGGCCGGCGCCGTGCACGCGCTCCGCGGCATCGACCTGCGCCTCCCGCACGGCAGCTTCACCGCCGTCATGGGTCCCTCCGGCTCCGGCAAGTCCACCTTCCTGCAGTGCGCCGCCGGACTCGACCGCCCCACCGCCGGCTCCGTCCGCCTCGGCGGCACCGAGATCACCGGCCTCGGCGAGAACAGGCTCACCGAGCTGCGCCGAGCCCGCCTCGGCTTCGTCTTCCAGGCCTTCAACCTGCTGCCCTCGCTCACCGTCGAGCAGAACGTCCTGCTGCCCCTGCGGCTCGCGGGCGCGCGCCCCGACCGGCACCGCGCCGCCGAGGTCCTCGGCCAGGTCGGCCTCGCCGACAAGGGCGCCCGCCGCCCCGCCGAGCTCTCCGGCGGCCAGCAGCAGCGCGTCGCGATCGCCCGCGCCCTGATCACCCGGCCCGACGTGATCTTCGGCGACGAACCGACCGGCGCCCTCGACACCACGACCGCCACCGAGGTCCTCACCCTGCTCCGCGACGCCGTCGACCGCCTCGGCGCCACCGTCGTCATGGTCACCCACGACCCCGTCGCCGCCGCCTACGCCGACCGCGTCCTCTTCCTCGCCGACGGCTCCCTCGCCGACAGCCTTCCGCGCAGCACCCCGGACCGCATCGCCGCCCGGATGACCGCGCTCACCGCCGCCACCCGCGCCGGGGTGGCCGCCTGA